A window of Accipiter gentilis chromosome 24, bAccGen1.1, whole genome shotgun sequence contains these coding sequences:
- the FRMD7 gene encoding FERM domain-containing protein 7 isoform X2, with translation MLHLKVQFLDDSQKIFVVDQKSCGKGLFNLTCSHLNLVEKEYFGLEFRSQAGNHVWLEPLKPITKQVKNPKEVLFKFMVKFFPVDPGHLREELTRYLFTLQIKKDLALGRLPCSDKSAALLVSHLLQSELGDFHEETDQQHLATHRYLPNQEYLDNKIMHYHRRHSGKMPAESDVQLLDVARKLEMYGIRPHPASDGEGTQINLAVTHMGVLVLRGNTKINTFNWSKIRKLSFKRKHFLIKLHANISALCKDTLEFTMASRDACKAFWKTCVEYHAFFRLSEEPKSKPKALLCSKGSSFRYSGRTQRQLLEHGRKAKMKSLPFERKHYASRYDERQCRSSPDLLTDVSKQVEELRLAYGGRGPYHANGVHASEPTLDSRRRSSAVEVTFAAELERSKPEASPSFLPHSKSSSAFPLLYAELELERAWEAADLFGARNPLTSFRPHQFTGNSKSPSVGNMQEVSTRPLVYTDVPCPPPMAALAPQVLFYLDRPPQPPCHAPVPGEDTASGRSPAATKPLRRSPSGTRAGEFHRKAACVAAGASVAPAGESRLLARSFDYGLQEQPPKRSWSQSDMKTIRFPYGSEFRPLGPCPALSSRKAGIFRHTPAQQGLAPGLRRSAERYVGSSTESSDSDSDLLAADYCSLYGRVLRSPMARVRLSSGSLQLDEEDEEVSFATGAAEERTSRVASRYFT, from the exons ATGCTGCACCTGAAAGTCCAGTTTCTGGATGACTCCCAGAAGATCTTTGTAGTTGAT CAAAAATCCTGTGGAAAAGGGCTGTTCAACCTCACCTGCAGCCACCTCAACCTCGTGGAGAAGGAGTACTTCGGGCTGGAGTTTCGCAGCCAGGCTGGGAACCAC GTCTGGTTGGAACCACTAAAACCCATAACAAAGCAAGTCAAAA ATCCTAAGGAGGTTCTTTTCAAATTTATGGTGAAATTTTTCCCAGTGGACCCCGGCCATCTGAGAGAAGAGCTGACCAG GTACCTCTTCACCCTCCAGATCAAGAAGGACCTGGCGCTGGGGCGGCTGCCCTGCAGCGACAAGAGCGCAGCGCTGCTCGTCTCCCACCTGCTGCAGT CCGAGCTGGGCGACTTCCACGAGGAGACGGACCAGCAGCACCTGGCGACCCACAGGTACCTGCCCAACCAGGAGTACCTGGACAACAAGATCATGCACTACCACCGGAGACACAG CGGGAAGATGCCGGCCGAGTCGGATGTTCAGCTGCTGGACGTGGCCAGGAAGCTGGAGATGTACGGGATTCGCCCGCACCCCGCCAGCGATGGCGAGGGGACGCAGATCAACCTGGCCGTGACACACATGGGGGTGCTGGTCCTGCGG GGCAACACAAAGATCAACACATTCAACTGGTCCAAAATTCGCAAACTGAGTTTCAAGAGGAAGCATTTTCTCATCAAGCTCCATGCAAACATCTCT GCGCTGTGCAAGGACACGCTGGAGTTCACCATGGCGAGCAGGGATGCCTGCAAGGCTTTCTGGAAGACGTGCGTGGAGTACCATGCCTTCTTCAGGCTGTCTGAAGAGCCCAAGTCAAAGCCCAAAGCCCTTCTGTGCAGCAAGGGCTCCAGTTTTCGCTACAG CGGGAGGACACAGCGGCAGCTGCTGGAGCATGGGAGGAAGGCGAAGATGAAAAGCCTGCCCTTCGAGAG GAAGCACTACGCATCCCGCTATGACGAGAGGCAGTGTCGCTCCTCCCCGGACCTCCTGACAGATGTCTCCAAGCAG GTGGAGGAGCTGCGCCTGGCCTATGGCGGCCGGGGCCCCTACCATGCCAACGGGGTTCACGCCTCTGAGCCCACACTGGATAGCCGGCGCCGGAGCTCCGCCGTGGAGGTGACGTTCGCCGCTGAGCTGGAGCGTTCCAAGCCCGAAGCATCCCCCTCCTTCCTGCCCCACTCCAAAAGCTCGTCTGCCTTCCCCCTGCTCTACgctgagctggagctggagcgAGCATGGGAAGCCGCCGACCTCTTTGGTGCCAGGAATCCCTTGACCTCCTTTCGGCCCCACCAGTTCACCGGGAACAGTAAAAGCCCCTCGGTGGGCAACATGCAGGAGGTGAGCACCCGGCCGCTGGTGTACACGGACGTGCCGTGTCCCCCGCCCATGGCTGCCCTGGCCCCGCAGGTCCTTTTCTACCTGGAcaggcccccgcagcccccgtgCCACGCACCGGTGCCCGGCGAGGACACAGCCAGCGGCCGCAGCCCCGCGGCCACAAAACCCCTCAGGCGGAGCCCGAGCGGGACCCGGGCCGGGGAGTTTCATCGCAAGGCTGCGTGCGTGGCAGCGGGCGCAAGTGTGGCCCCAGCAGGGGAGAGCAGGTTGCTCGCTCGCTCCTTCGATTACGGCCTTCAGGAGCAGCCTCCCAAgcgatcttggagccagtcggaCATGAAAACCATCCGCTTCCCCTATGGCTCGGAGTTCAGGCCCCTGGGCCCATGCCCCGCGCTGAGCAGCCGGAAAGCGGGCATCTTTCGGCACACGCCAGCCCAGCAAGGGCTGGCACCGGGGCTGCGCCGTTCCGCCGAGCGCTACGTGGGCAGCAGCACTGAGTCCAGCGACTCCGACTCCGACCTCCTGGCTGCCGACTACTGCTCCCTGTACGGCCGGGTGCTGCGGTCGCCCATGGCCCGGGTGCGGCTGTCCTCTGGCAGCCTCCAGCTggatgaggaagatgaggaggtgTCCTTTGCCACGGGCGCCGCTGAAGAGAGGACTTCCAGGGTGGCCTCCAGGTATTTCACCTAG
- the FRMD7 gene encoding FERM domain-containing protein 7 isoform X3, whose translation MLHLKVQFLDDSQKIFVVDQKSCGKGLFNLTCSHLNLVEKEYFGLEFRSQAGNHVWLEPLKPITKQVKMDPGHLREELTRYLFTLQIKKDLALGRLPCSDKSAALLVSHLLQSELGDFHEETDQQHLATHRYLPNQEYLDNKIMHYHRRHSGKMPAESDVQLLDVARKLEMYGIRPHPASDGEGTQINLAVTHMGVLVLRGNTKINTFNWSKIRKLSFKRKHFLIKLHANISALCKDTLEFTMASRDACKAFWKTCVEYHAFFRLSEEPKSKPKALLCSKGSSFRYSGRTQRQLLEHGRKAKMKSLPFERKHYASRYDERQCRSSPDLLTDVSKQVEELRLAYGGRGPYHANGVHASEPTLDSRRRSSAVEVTFAAELERSKPEASPSFLPHSKSSSAFPLLYAELELERAWEAADLFGARNPLTSFRPHQFTGNSKSPSVGNMQEVSTRPLVYTDVPCPPPMAALAPQVLFYLDRPPQPPCHAPVPGEDTASGRSPAATKPLRRSPSGTRAGEFHRKAACVAAGASVAPAGESRLLARSFDYGLQEQPPKRSWSQSDMKTIRFPYGSEFRPLGPCPALSSRKAGIFRHTPAQQGLAPGLRRSAERYVGSSTESSDSDSDLLAADYCSLYGRVLRSPMARVRLSSGSLQLDEEDEEVSFATGAAEERTSRVASRYFT comes from the exons ATGCTGCACCTGAAAGTCCAGTTTCTGGATGACTCCCAGAAGATCTTTGTAGTTGAT CAAAAATCCTGTGGAAAAGGGCTGTTCAACCTCACCTGCAGCCACCTCAACCTCGTGGAGAAGGAGTACTTCGGGCTGGAGTTTCGCAGCCAGGCTGGGAACCAC GTCTGGTTGGAACCACTAAAACCCATAACAAAGCAAGTCAAAA TGGACCCCGGCCATCTGAGAGAAGAGCTGACCAG GTACCTCTTCACCCTCCAGATCAAGAAGGACCTGGCGCTGGGGCGGCTGCCCTGCAGCGACAAGAGCGCAGCGCTGCTCGTCTCCCACCTGCTGCAGT CCGAGCTGGGCGACTTCCACGAGGAGACGGACCAGCAGCACCTGGCGACCCACAGGTACCTGCCCAACCAGGAGTACCTGGACAACAAGATCATGCACTACCACCGGAGACACAG CGGGAAGATGCCGGCCGAGTCGGATGTTCAGCTGCTGGACGTGGCCAGGAAGCTGGAGATGTACGGGATTCGCCCGCACCCCGCCAGCGATGGCGAGGGGACGCAGATCAACCTGGCCGTGACACACATGGGGGTGCTGGTCCTGCGG GGCAACACAAAGATCAACACATTCAACTGGTCCAAAATTCGCAAACTGAGTTTCAAGAGGAAGCATTTTCTCATCAAGCTCCATGCAAACATCTCT GCGCTGTGCAAGGACACGCTGGAGTTCACCATGGCGAGCAGGGATGCCTGCAAGGCTTTCTGGAAGACGTGCGTGGAGTACCATGCCTTCTTCAGGCTGTCTGAAGAGCCCAAGTCAAAGCCCAAAGCCCTTCTGTGCAGCAAGGGCTCCAGTTTTCGCTACAG CGGGAGGACACAGCGGCAGCTGCTGGAGCATGGGAGGAAGGCGAAGATGAAAAGCCTGCCCTTCGAGAG GAAGCACTACGCATCCCGCTATGACGAGAGGCAGTGTCGCTCCTCCCCGGACCTCCTGACAGATGTCTCCAAGCAG GTGGAGGAGCTGCGCCTGGCCTATGGCGGCCGGGGCCCCTACCATGCCAACGGGGTTCACGCCTCTGAGCCCACACTGGATAGCCGGCGCCGGAGCTCCGCCGTGGAGGTGACGTTCGCCGCTGAGCTGGAGCGTTCCAAGCCCGAAGCATCCCCCTCCTTCCTGCCCCACTCCAAAAGCTCGTCTGCCTTCCCCCTGCTCTACgctgagctggagctggagcgAGCATGGGAAGCCGCCGACCTCTTTGGTGCCAGGAATCCCTTGACCTCCTTTCGGCCCCACCAGTTCACCGGGAACAGTAAAAGCCCCTCGGTGGGCAACATGCAGGAGGTGAGCACCCGGCCGCTGGTGTACACGGACGTGCCGTGTCCCCCGCCCATGGCTGCCCTGGCCCCGCAGGTCCTTTTCTACCTGGAcaggcccccgcagcccccgtgCCACGCACCGGTGCCCGGCGAGGACACAGCCAGCGGCCGCAGCCCCGCGGCCACAAAACCCCTCAGGCGGAGCCCGAGCGGGACCCGGGCCGGGGAGTTTCATCGCAAGGCTGCGTGCGTGGCAGCGGGCGCAAGTGTGGCCCCAGCAGGGGAGAGCAGGTTGCTCGCTCGCTCCTTCGATTACGGCCTTCAGGAGCAGCCTCCCAAgcgatcttggagccagtcggaCATGAAAACCATCCGCTTCCCCTATGGCTCGGAGTTCAGGCCCCTGGGCCCATGCCCCGCGCTGAGCAGCCGGAAAGCGGGCATCTTTCGGCACACGCCAGCCCAGCAAGGGCTGGCACCGGGGCTGCGCCGTTCCGCCGAGCGCTACGTGGGCAGCAGCACTGAGTCCAGCGACTCCGACTCCGACCTCCTGGCTGCCGACTACTGCTCCCTGTACGGCCGGGTGCTGCGGTCGCCCATGGCCCGGGTGCGGCTGTCCTCTGGCAGCCTCCAGCTggatgaggaagatgaggaggtgTCCTTTGCCACGGGCGCCGCTGAAGAGAGGACTTCCAGGGTGGCCTCCAGGTATTTCACCTAG
- the FRMD7 gene encoding FERM domain-containing protein 7 isoform X4, with the protein MVKFFPVDPGHLREELTRYLFTLQIKKDLALGRLPCSDKSAALLVSHLLQSELGDFHEETDQQHLATHRYLPNQEYLDNKIMHYHRRHSGKMPAESDVQLLDVARKLEMYGIRPHPASDGEGTQINLAVTHMGVLVLRGNTKINTFNWSKIRKLSFKRKHFLIKLHANISALCKDTLEFTMASRDACKAFWKTCVEYHAFFRLSEEPKSKPKALLCSKGSSFRYSGRTQRQLLEHGRKAKMKSLPFERKHYASRYDERQCRSSPDLLTDVSKQVEELRLAYGGRGPYHANGVHASEPTLDSRRRSSAVEVTFAAELERSKPEASPSFLPHSKSSSAFPLLYAELELERAWEAADLFGARNPLTSFRPHQFTGNSKSPSVGNMQEVSTRPLVYTDVPCPPPMAALAPQVLFYLDRPPQPPCHAPVPGEDTASGRSPAATKPLRRSPSGTRAGEFHRKAACVAAGASVAPAGESRLLARSFDYGLQEQPPKRSWSQSDMKTIRFPYGSEFRPLGPCPALSSRKAGIFRHTPAQQGLAPGLRRSAERYVGSSTESSDSDSDLLAADYCSLYGRVLRSPMARVRLSSGSLQLDEEDEEVSFATGAAEERTSRVASRYFT; encoded by the exons ATGGTGAAATTTTTCCCAGTGGACCCCGGCCATCTGAGAGAAGAGCTGACCAG GTACCTCTTCACCCTCCAGATCAAGAAGGACCTGGCGCTGGGGCGGCTGCCCTGCAGCGACAAGAGCGCAGCGCTGCTCGTCTCCCACCTGCTGCAGT CCGAGCTGGGCGACTTCCACGAGGAGACGGACCAGCAGCACCTGGCGACCCACAGGTACCTGCCCAACCAGGAGTACCTGGACAACAAGATCATGCACTACCACCGGAGACACAG CGGGAAGATGCCGGCCGAGTCGGATGTTCAGCTGCTGGACGTGGCCAGGAAGCTGGAGATGTACGGGATTCGCCCGCACCCCGCCAGCGATGGCGAGGGGACGCAGATCAACCTGGCCGTGACACACATGGGGGTGCTGGTCCTGCGG GGCAACACAAAGATCAACACATTCAACTGGTCCAAAATTCGCAAACTGAGTTTCAAGAGGAAGCATTTTCTCATCAAGCTCCATGCAAACATCTCT GCGCTGTGCAAGGACACGCTGGAGTTCACCATGGCGAGCAGGGATGCCTGCAAGGCTTTCTGGAAGACGTGCGTGGAGTACCATGCCTTCTTCAGGCTGTCTGAAGAGCCCAAGTCAAAGCCCAAAGCCCTTCTGTGCAGCAAGGGCTCCAGTTTTCGCTACAG CGGGAGGACACAGCGGCAGCTGCTGGAGCATGGGAGGAAGGCGAAGATGAAAAGCCTGCCCTTCGAGAG GAAGCACTACGCATCCCGCTATGACGAGAGGCAGTGTCGCTCCTCCCCGGACCTCCTGACAGATGTCTCCAAGCAG GTGGAGGAGCTGCGCCTGGCCTATGGCGGCCGGGGCCCCTACCATGCCAACGGGGTTCACGCCTCTGAGCCCACACTGGATAGCCGGCGCCGGAGCTCCGCCGTGGAGGTGACGTTCGCCGCTGAGCTGGAGCGTTCCAAGCCCGAAGCATCCCCCTCCTTCCTGCCCCACTCCAAAAGCTCGTCTGCCTTCCCCCTGCTCTACgctgagctggagctggagcgAGCATGGGAAGCCGCCGACCTCTTTGGTGCCAGGAATCCCTTGACCTCCTTTCGGCCCCACCAGTTCACCGGGAACAGTAAAAGCCCCTCGGTGGGCAACATGCAGGAGGTGAGCACCCGGCCGCTGGTGTACACGGACGTGCCGTGTCCCCCGCCCATGGCTGCCCTGGCCCCGCAGGTCCTTTTCTACCTGGAcaggcccccgcagcccccgtgCCACGCACCGGTGCCCGGCGAGGACACAGCCAGCGGCCGCAGCCCCGCGGCCACAAAACCCCTCAGGCGGAGCCCGAGCGGGACCCGGGCCGGGGAGTTTCATCGCAAGGCTGCGTGCGTGGCAGCGGGCGCAAGTGTGGCCCCAGCAGGGGAGAGCAGGTTGCTCGCTCGCTCCTTCGATTACGGCCTTCAGGAGCAGCCTCCCAAgcgatcttggagccagtcggaCATGAAAACCATCCGCTTCCCCTATGGCTCGGAGTTCAGGCCCCTGGGCCCATGCCCCGCGCTGAGCAGCCGGAAAGCGGGCATCTTTCGGCACACGCCAGCCCAGCAAGGGCTGGCACCGGGGCTGCGCCGTTCCGCCGAGCGCTACGTGGGCAGCAGCACTGAGTCCAGCGACTCCGACTCCGACCTCCTGGCTGCCGACTACTGCTCCCTGTACGGCCGGGTGCTGCGGTCGCCCATGGCCCGGGTGCGGCTGTCCTCTGGCAGCCTCCAGCTggatgaggaagatgaggaggtgTCCTTTGCCACGGGCGCCGCTGAAGAGAGGACTTCCAGGGTGGCCTCCAGGTATTTCACCTAG
- the FRMD7 gene encoding FERM domain-containing protein 7 isoform X1 codes for MGISMAGVYWSWWCPAAVFCRGCPLLPWPCKPAFLELKRGRAQGEVRGQPGPCSRALTAQPGTRLSAEPGSPQGTLLSPSAGTSSPSRSRRTWRWGGCPAATRAQRCSSPTCCSPSWATSTRRRTSSTWRPTGTCPTRSTWTTRSCTTTGDTAHFSSCLLTLVASQHVCVSSGKMPAESDVQLLDVARKLEMYGIRPHPASDGEGTQINLAVTHMGVLVLRGNTKINTFNWSKIRKLSFKRKHFLIKLHANISALCKDTLEFTMASRDACKAFWKTCVEYHAFFRLSEEPKSKPKALLCSKGSSFRYSGRTQRQLLEHGRKAKMKSLPFERKHYASRYDERQCRSSPDLLTDVSKQVEELRLAYGGRGPYHANGVHASEPTLDSRRRSSAVEVTFAAELERSKPEASPSFLPHSKSSSAFPLLYAELELERAWEAADLFGARNPLTSFRPHQFTGNSKSPSVGNMQEVSTRPLVYTDVPCPPPMAALAPQVLFYLDRPPQPPCHAPVPGEDTASGRSPAATKPLRRSPSGTRAGEFHRKAACVAAGASVAPAGESRLLARSFDYGLQEQPPKRSWSQSDMKTIRFPYGSEFRPLGPCPALSSRKAGIFRHTPAQQGLAPGLRRSAERYVGSSTESSDSDSDLLAADYCSLYGRVLRSPMARVRLSSGSLQLDEEDEEVSFATGAAEERTSRVASRYFT; via the exons ATGGGTATTTCAATGGCAGGGGTGTACTGGTCGTGGTGGTGCCCAGCTGCAGTCTTCTGCAGGGGCTGCCCGCTCCTTCCGTGGCCCTGCAAGCCTGCATTCCTTGAGTTGAAACGCGGGCGAGCGCAGGGAGAGGTGCGGGGACAGCCAGGCCCCTGCAGCAGAGCCCTCACGGCTCAGCCTGGCACCCGGCTCTCTGCTGAGCCTGGCTCCCCCCAGGGCACGCTCCTGTCCCCCTCCGCAGGTACCTCTTCACCCTCCAGATCAAGAAGGACCTGGCGCTGGGGCGGCTGCCCTGCAGCGACAAGAGCGCAGCGCTGCTCGTCTCCCACCTGCTGCAGT CCGAGCTGGGCGACTTCCACGAGGAGACGGACCAGCAGCACCTGGCGACCCACAGGTACCTGCCCAACCAGGAGTACCTGGACAACAAGATCATGCACTACCACCGGAGACACAG CCCATTTCAGCAGCTGCCTTCTCACTCTTGTCGCTTCCCAACACGTTTGTGTCTCCAGCGGGAAGATGCCGGCCGAGTCGGATGTTCAGCTGCTGGACGTGGCCAGGAAGCTGGAGATGTACGGGATTCGCCCGCACCCCGCCAGCGATGGCGAGGGGACGCAGATCAACCTGGCCGTGACACACATGGGGGTGCTGGTCCTGCGG GGCAACACAAAGATCAACACATTCAACTGGTCCAAAATTCGCAAACTGAGTTTCAAGAGGAAGCATTTTCTCATCAAGCTCCATGCAAACATCTCT GCGCTGTGCAAGGACACGCTGGAGTTCACCATGGCGAGCAGGGATGCCTGCAAGGCTTTCTGGAAGACGTGCGTGGAGTACCATGCCTTCTTCAGGCTGTCTGAAGAGCCCAAGTCAAAGCCCAAAGCCCTTCTGTGCAGCAAGGGCTCCAGTTTTCGCTACAG CGGGAGGACACAGCGGCAGCTGCTGGAGCATGGGAGGAAGGCGAAGATGAAAAGCCTGCCCTTCGAGAG GAAGCACTACGCATCCCGCTATGACGAGAGGCAGTGTCGCTCCTCCCCGGACCTCCTGACAGATGTCTCCAAGCAG GTGGAGGAGCTGCGCCTGGCCTATGGCGGCCGGGGCCCCTACCATGCCAACGGGGTTCACGCCTCTGAGCCCACACTGGATAGCCGGCGCCGGAGCTCCGCCGTGGAGGTGACGTTCGCCGCTGAGCTGGAGCGTTCCAAGCCCGAAGCATCCCCCTCCTTCCTGCCCCACTCCAAAAGCTCGTCTGCCTTCCCCCTGCTCTACgctgagctggagctggagcgAGCATGGGAAGCCGCCGACCTCTTTGGTGCCAGGAATCCCTTGACCTCCTTTCGGCCCCACCAGTTCACCGGGAACAGTAAAAGCCCCTCGGTGGGCAACATGCAGGAGGTGAGCACCCGGCCGCTGGTGTACACGGACGTGCCGTGTCCCCCGCCCATGGCTGCCCTGGCCCCGCAGGTCCTTTTCTACCTGGAcaggcccccgcagcccccgtgCCACGCACCGGTGCCCGGCGAGGACACAGCCAGCGGCCGCAGCCCCGCGGCCACAAAACCCCTCAGGCGGAGCCCGAGCGGGACCCGGGCCGGGGAGTTTCATCGCAAGGCTGCGTGCGTGGCAGCGGGCGCAAGTGTGGCCCCAGCAGGGGAGAGCAGGTTGCTCGCTCGCTCCTTCGATTACGGCCTTCAGGAGCAGCCTCCCAAgcgatcttggagccagtcggaCATGAAAACCATCCGCTTCCCCTATGGCTCGGAGTTCAGGCCCCTGGGCCCATGCCCCGCGCTGAGCAGCCGGAAAGCGGGCATCTTTCGGCACACGCCAGCCCAGCAAGGGCTGGCACCGGGGCTGCGCCGTTCCGCCGAGCGCTACGTGGGCAGCAGCACTGAGTCCAGCGACTCCGACTCCGACCTCCTGGCTGCCGACTACTGCTCCCTGTACGGCCGGGTGCTGCGGTCGCCCATGGCCCGGGTGCGGCTGTCCTCTGGCAGCCTCCAGCTggatgaggaagatgaggaggtgTCCTTTGCCACGGGCGCCGCTGAAGAGAGGACTTCCAGGGTGGCCTCCAGGTATTTCACCTAG